atttatgtttaaattattttgcattTGACGATCATTTCCAAACATACGCTAGTACTATATATTAAtgacatttgtatattattctgGGCTAACCAagggaaataaaatactttagtAATGACAGGatacaatttcatttgaaatttagaattatacatttaaaatgtattcaaaAATTGCTGTCACTGCATTAGATAGTACGTTTGCCGCTAGATGGCAATAGGATCTGTTATCTTtgactatataaataaaatagaatgtctacGTAAATTTGCTAtctgttaaattattaattattaaatcaaatataaatatttctcgattGTGGCAAAAATGCTGTCTTTAAGATACAACCTGAAAGTCCATTTTGGGATTAGAACTTAGGATTATTAGCAAAAATCGTGTtacgtaaatatatattgtCTGATGATAAGAATTCGGTACTAATTGAtcgataattgaaatatttctttcaaagtATAGTTACATCACACGATTAATTATTAGTTGAAAATAACAGTCAATTAATCcacaatattttccaatattcttaACATATGTCGAATATTTACACGTACAGAAGGAAATGAAACCGATTCACATGATAATCCTTGGGTTGCATTTACATAGTTGACTGGAATACTATTTTCGCTTTCAATGTatcattctatatattttctatcTATGGCAAAGCAAataaaaactttcaaaattcaaatgttttcgCATAACTGTTAACTATGATGTCTTTACGCTCTTTAAAGTGTCATTAACAAGtgacagaaataaaaatatttgatctcaTAAAGAATCTTCCTCAGTTATCTTAGACACAATGTCTGTGAGCACATTATTTTATCAGAATGTTTCCCTATTATTAAAACAAGTTACACCCAGTgaagaatttaagaaacattttcGTGAGGTACATTTCACTTACCAAAAAtgtagtatatattttttaataaatcattttatttacagAATATGTTTGATAAACCTAATACTGCAGGTTTCTTATACACatctcattatttattaacaatatatgaTTCGGAACgttttaaaaagttaattgaaTGGCCAGTTACTTGTAAAAAGACAGAAGCACAGTATCGTAACAATGTTAAATCGTTTCTAATAATCATATCCGCAGAAAATCGCGatattaattttccaaatatacTTGTGTCTCATTTATTTCATGCAAGTGGAAGTAAGTTTGTGACAATTATGTGGAAATTGTCACAAGCggtattaagaaaatatattacctCTTCAAGTAAGGTGTTtacaatcaaaattattttagtattaaacattagttttaataatcatttgtttatttttacagGTATTTGTAGTGTTATGCTTGTACCTCAAGCAAAAATTGATGCAAATTTAGGAAAGCAATTTTTAAAGAAGACCAGTGCAATGAtttcctttaatattttaaatcattataaaactttattagaaatggaagaaattgCTGAAACCTTTTTGAAGTAACATTTGTATCTTCTATTATTCACTGgcactataatattataaataagattTCTAATTTGtctgtttatttattagaaatgagGAACAGAACTTGAACaatattaaaacagaaatttttgaGAGGGAACAAGTTATTAAACTGCTTATAAATGACGTTCCTGTTCATTCTACAATTCAAAAACATTTGATTGACATAAATGACAAAGAAGTGATACAaagttaatgttatatttaaaatattttatatcattgatcatacttttattaattcacatatatatttatttgcatattaatttcagaatggaaagaaaatataaatgagtacttgaattatatacaaaataaaaataaaattttaaagaatattgaaCAAGTTAGTCACAAAGTAAATAACATAGTATCAAGTAACAGTGGTGACATTAAAATGTTGGATGCAAAGCAGTTCCAACAGATAAATTATTTAGATATGTCTAAATTATTTCCTTATGATATACAAGTAAGTAACTTTCTAagatctattaatatttatctcaTAATATACAAGacgttaaaagaaaatgtatttcatgTTTCAGAgccttttatttcaattatacacaaatgacaaattaaattttcataattttattttattatttaactcgGTAATAACTCAGTTGCATCaaccattaaaattaaatacattagcAAACCTTTCAGAGCATCAATTACAAATAGAGACAAGTTGTAAAGACATgaaggaatttttaaatatattccaaaCATACTTATTGGATATCAGAACAATAACATTGGAAACAGGTCAACATTTATGTCATATATTGCACCAAAATAATATTGCacaaatttataatgaaatggAAGTACCTACAACAAATAATGTTCTTTTAATGTCATCGcctcttataaaaattgatactaACTGTACAGACATAGAAATCGATCAACTGAAGCATTTACAGCTTACTCCAGTGGAAGGTAGAAccgatattatttataatactgttGAAACTATAaggtatacaatattaaattagaaaatgtcTTTTAGGTGTACATAAGTCATTATTTTCAAGATACGAACATTTAAAACCAAATAATATTACACTTAGATCAAGGTTGAGAGAAAATTTATTAGTATCTCACATTACTTTTGATGATTCGGTATCGACAACTGACAATGAAAAAGTGTCGTTACacgttccagtgttaaataaaagCAATTTGTTATCTTCTAAACaagcagaaaaatattctcgattaTTTTCTATGCgtacaaaaagaaataacaatgcaggtatgtaaatattcaattactataactttaattttttttataaaataaaaattttcctgTTCACAGCAAATACAAGTGTAATGTCTATACCTTGTACTTCAAAAGCAAATTCGACTGCAATTGCAAGTGCAATTGAAGAAATACATGATATGTCGGAACTCAGTTTGAATATATCAGAAAAAAACATATGCAATAACAGTGTAGGTTTTACTACACCTTTGAAATTGACTACTACAAAAGATGATAATTTTGAATACATGTCTGAAATAGAAGATGTAGTAAACACGCTCCAAAGGAAACCAGATGTTCTTAATATATGTGAAACAATAGAAATAGAAAGTGCAAGTAACCAGGACAAAATCATTATCAAATCTAACAAAATTGCAGAGGCAACACAAAGGAGACGTTCAATCAGTGACTTAGTTGAACGCTATAAGAAACTACTCGAGGGCAATAATCATACAAATCGTGAGATTAATTGTgtaaaaaatgataatgaaTGATTACAAGAATTtgcagaaaaaatattatttgactatttctttattatattaattttacttaaaatatattactcttagaccaaaatcaaaaataaaagaatatgtatatacattttatatatatttatatatattatattattttattgtctaTTTCACGTATGTTAATGTATTGTACAAACtgtcaaatataatttaatatcgtGCTGTACGTTTTACGGTAGATTCTGTGTGAATGTTTCATCCATATAGTATTCCTACTAAAACAGAAAAAGTTCTCATATTCgtatcatttgaatttttatgtttccctTAACGTCTCGTGGCATCAACCAATGGGGGCTAAGCAAAATAACTTCCACACTCCCtatcatttcattgaatcttTCAATTTTCGCGAAATTACAGAAACAATTCTGTATTTTGACCGCTAATGTAAATTCGGACAGTGTTTTTCTATACAAATTCATAGAAATCAAGTTAAATGTATTACCGAtagtgaaattttgtttatatcttGTTTTAAGGTTATGATATTCTAGAAGTGTTACATTTACGCGGAATGAAAAGTGCTATTTGTTTTTGATCAATTTAAAATGAactatgaattaaaaattacaaaaaaattattaaattgacgaaattttgttttgtgtaaaataatatgaagTTAGTAAAACCAAATTGGGTTACACACGATggtttgtgtattttatttaaatatatttcaatttttataattgcaatatctgatttaaaaaatttaattatctcgTAGGCTATCCAATATTTTCTGTGGATATACATCCAGATGGAAAAAGATTTGCCACTGGTGGTCaaggtattaatattttttatttacatttacattatattcatattatttataaatagtttttattgtttttgttttatttatttcttattttaaatatgaattttgattttatcgtTTTAGGTGGTGATTCTGGAAGGGTTGTCATATGGAACATGGAACCCGTAGTTAATGAAATTGCAGAATTAGAtgaaaatattccaaaaatgtTGTGTCAATTAGACAATCATCTTGGTATGAATAgtttaacatattttcattcatataatttcagtttttatgtttcattctattgaaatatataatatttaaaaatttgatgtttttaTAGCTTGCGTCAATTGTGTTAGATGGAGTAATAATGGGTTATTAGCATCAGGTGGTGTAGATAAACTCATTATGATCTGGAGATTGTCTGGTGGATTAGGTGGTAGTTCTTTATTCGGTGGAAAATCCAGTGTGGAAACATGGCGTTGTATAGCTACTTTACGATCTCATGAAGCTGATGTATTGGATTTAGCATGGGCACCTCACAGTCCATGGTTAGCTTCTGCATCGGTAGACAATACTGTAATAGTATGGGATGCTTCAAAATTTCCAGCTATTGTCGCTGTATTGAAAGGTCATACAGGATTTGTAAAAGGAATTACATGGGATCCTGTAGGGAAGTATTTAGCCTCTCAGTCCGATGATAAAACATTACGTGTATGGCGTACAACAGATTGGACAGAAGCAGCATTGATATCCGAACCATTTGATGAATGCGGTGGAACCACTCATGTATTAAGACTTTCTTGGAGTCCAGATGGTCAATATTTGGTGTCAGCTCATGCTATGAACGGTGGTGGCCCAACTGCACAAATAATTGAAAGAGATGGGTGGACACAAGACAAAGATTTTGTTGGACATAGAAAGGCTGTTACATGTGTGGtatgtaattaatgtaaatataaactaCAAAAATTGGTGGTGTACTAAagcagtaatttattattttattattctcaaatgtgtaatttcttcattgtttgtttcttttagaGATTTAATGGAAATATGTTACAAAAGAAACAACCAGGTTCTTCTAAACCACAACAGTATTGTTGCGTTGCTATAGGATCTCGTGACCGTTCTCTTTCTGTATGGTTAACATCATTAAAAAGACCTCTGGTAGTGATACATGAATTGTTTACACATTCAGTCTTAGATGCCAGTTGGTCACCATGCGGTCTTCGTCTAGCAGCTTGCTCTTGGGATGGGTCTGTTGTACTCATTGAGTTTACTCAACAGGAATTAGGTCAACCATTAGATCCTGCTGAACAAGTAaggattcaattttttttactataaataaattaaagttacTGTAAGTAAATCCTTTAATGTACACTCATCTTCAAAAAAACAGCCCAGGTGTGCTATTTTTAATTTAGCTGCATTATCTTGCTGGAAAATGAAGTTATTAGATTTTTTTTcatctgaaaataatatttttctctatgTTTTTTTCCAATGCACTCTTTCTTTTGCAAATTGTAGACAGTCTGCTTTATGTTTCGTCGTTAACGCaggttttttttttcaattttagccTTTTAACATGTTTACACTAACACCAAATTTGTCTACTATTTGCTTGATTATTAATTGTGAATTGGAAGGTACACACAAAATTGCTGTTAGCTTTTTGattcaaaaatttgttttcttccGGACTCGTTCAACCTTTTTTCACGTGCCATAGTTTTAAATTTGTATGATATAGTAATTGTAATGTTCGTTCGTGAATGGATCACGGAATATTGaacaatttctaaatatattaacaGACTGTGCTATCATTTCGGCCTTGGTACGGAATAGTTTTTCTTCGTTGTATATAAACCTGTACGATATTGTGATTTATTTTCCATCACACGCATATCTGGAGgtcataatattttgaaattagtcGCTACAGATATAAAATTTTGCATGAATCATTGAGAAATTAAAGGTAGCACACCTGGACTATCTTTTTGAAGAGGAGTATACAATACTTTAGTATTCTGCATTTGTTTCATCTTATTACAGAGTAGTCTTCATGAACGTTTGTATGGTAAACCCTTAGTTCAAGGTGGTTGTACAGTCATGGAAGCACCAGAACTTCTAAATTTAAAGACAACAGCACCTCCAACGCAAACAACTCAAACATCGACAAGTACGAATTCGGTACAACCGCCTACCACTACTTCCACAACTCCTGCGAAAGGTcctattaataaacaaatcgaAACAAGAACATCAGACGGTAAAAGGCGGATAACACCAATGTTCATACCACCTCCGTCAGATACAATGTGAGTTTAAATACAGTTTTTGATGTTGCAATAATGTTTCGGTTCTTTTGCTATTAAAacgaatgatttttatttatcaggGATTCTTCGAGTACCAGACTAGGAACGCCAACATTCACGAGTCAAGTAAAAAGTTCGATTGTAATAGAGAAGCGAAACGACGTCGTAGCGCCTAATGTTACTGCTTCAGTGAATTTAACCAATACTAACAGTGCAACGTCTACACTCACTTTAAAACGACGCGAACAGACTACACCGAAACTACATCAGACTGCGTTTACTAAGAAACCAAAAGTTACGTCCGAAAGAAGTATAAATCAGATTTTACTCCCCCCGTTGAAGCCATCTAGCTCGTTATCTCAGCAAGCTGGCCATTACGCTGTCACTGTGACTAACAGCCAAGGTTTAGCTCATTTACAAGTATTCAAGGGTACAGATTCTGAACCAACCTGGGATCTTTATTTAGGGTACAGTGCTGTAGCTTTGGCAGCATCACCAGCTGTTATAGCCGTTGGTTTGGAAGATGGAAGCCTTCATACGTTTCATCCTGTAAAAGGATGTCGACCGGCACCACCTTTAGCTCCCCCTGCTCCACTCGCGAAAGTTCATGCAGTTGGaaatgcagtaataataataatatattttttaaacttcttGCTTTAACCCGTTCGCGCGGcagtaattttgtatattaccTAGACGAAGTGCGCTTAGGCGCCACAGTGTAGAAATAATTGTGTACGATGGTATGGTATtacaaagaaaaacgaaaaatataacgtactaatgtttattaatacatCATGACAAAAtacaggaaaaaagaaaaacacgaaTCTGACAAGTTATTCTGCGCGAAtgggttaaataaataatgaaaattatatcacCGTGTGTTAAGTACCAATATACTTTCAGGTGATGGTTATTTCAAGCTGTGGAGCAGTTCGCGTGTGGGAAATAGGACATTCATGTAGAATGATAGTTTCCACTTCCGCTGCGCATTTAGCGGTACCAGGAACTTCTTTATTATCCTGCACTTTATATAATGGAATGCCTCATTTAGCTTTTACTAATGCTAGGGCGTACATATATCATAAAGAAATGGGTACGTAAATTATAGTTATGGTTCGAATCATCAGTATGTTACCCTGATAAATGTATTAAGGAAAGTATAACAACACTTTCAGGTACTTGGTTATTGATTGGTGATAGTCAAGATCCTATATGGCGCTGGGCCTCTTTTAATACGTCTAGTACATCCGGAAGTAGAGCTCCCAGAGGACCTCTTTCTTCGCTACAAGAAGGATTACTCAGGACGGCTGGAAATACTTTGCCTAATCCAAGATTACCTCACAGTGCTCCCAGTGTGGTATCCTACTTGGAACAACAGATGCTTGCTTCCAGAGCTCTTGGAAGTGCTCAGGAATATGTACATTGGCTCATAGCTTTAGTATCGTTTTTATTAACTCAAGGtagatatgaatatttatgtctTAGCTTTGTACAGTATTCTCACGATTAGTACCCGAAAATCGGGTCTGTAACCGGGCACTAATTCTGCAGTGGTGTTGATTCGAAGTCGAGATAAGAtccaaaaagatataaaaagattttttctttttttttcatttttcgtggCTTGCTGAAGGTACTCGCCCCTCAGTGGTGAGGATGACTACCGGGTACTAATCACAAGAATATCGtagtaattaattatgttttatacacaagtattttttttttgtagatGGATTAGAGAAACGTTTAAGGTTAATCTTAGATGATCTTTTGGGTCCAAGCCATACGTCAGCTTCCAAAAGCATATGGGATCCTTTGATACTGGTATTACTTTTAATGATTgtcattttctattatttggTGTTTAAAGATGGATATTGTTAATACGTTATTAAATTTACACAGGGAATTAAAAAACATAAACTTTTGGAAGACGTATTATCTGTCGTTGGTGGACACCTCCGTTGGCAAAGGTTGTATCTTGAATATACAGAACAATTGACTGCGATAAAAAATCAAACCGTTTGAAAGATAATCGgtcaaaatataatttcgatACGATATGTGgtatttcaattgtaattatatataatgatTCTAAAATGATGTACATcagtttttctattaatttaatattacaaatgaatTAAGATGTATAAAGCCAATTTTTAAATCGTTTATTGAGTTCCTAAGAAACGTAAAATATTCTAACATCATTTAAGAAACATGTGATGTTTcttgtacatttttaaacacagatttatatatatatatatatatatatataaacaagaCTGTACAGATTTTTATATCGTTCATGACATAATTAAgatcttttttaattaagataattaaGATCAACTTTTCTactcaaataattttataaagattgactgactttaaaattatatttaattctatttctatgtttcaataTTAAGGAATCGCGTACACTGTACAgcgaaatagaaaattaattaatgaagggatatgaaacaattaattgacaaaaatgttaacaatttatattatttttatacaatatcttatgaacaaaattactttattctatttGCAGTGCaacattattatatactatcACAATGTCTGATAAGATACGATGCACTGCAAAAACGGTCAGCATCAATACGAAGGTATTTCCAAAACTTGTactgcaattattttcattaatgataaaaaaatcgtgtataataatacaatcatacaattttagaaaatgtactgtaataaaagaaatattatctaagcccataattacaattttgcgagtaagaatattttataaatgatttttgaaCAGTTAGTAAGTAAGTACAATGTATAGTTAGTTTGATGTATTTCATACAATttattgtcaaataaaaataaacatctaAACACATATACTTACTTTAagtaacttgaaaat
The window above is part of the Nomia melanderi isolate GNS246 chromosome 2, iyNomMela1, whole genome shotgun sequence genome. Proteins encoded here:
- the LOC116429895 gene encoding uncharacterized protein LOC116429895, with the translated sequence MSVSTLFYQNVSLLLKQVTPSEEFKKHFRENMFDKPNTAGFLYTSHYLLTIYDSERFKKLIEWPVTCKKTEAQYRNNVKSFLIIISAENRDINFPNILVSHLFHASGSKFVTIMWKLSQAVLRKYITSSSICSVMLVPQAKIDANLGKQFLKKTSAMISFNILNHYKTLLEMEEIAETFLKNEEQNLNNIKTEIFEREQVIKLLINDVPVHSTIQKHLIDINDKEVIQKWKENINEYLNYIQNKNKILKNIEQVSHKVNNIVSSNSGDIKMLDAKQFQQINYLDMSKLFPYDIQSLLFQLYTNDKLNFHNFILLFNSVITQLHQPLKLNTLANLSEHQLQIETSCKDMKEFLNIFQTYLLDIRTITLETGQHLCHILHQNNIAQIYNEMEVPTTNNVLLMSSPLIKIDTNCTDIEIDQLKHLQLTPVEGVHKSLFSRYEHLKPNNITLRSRLRENLLVSHITFDDSVSTTDNEKVSLHVPVLNKSNLLSSKQAEKYSRLFSMRTKRNNNAANTSVMSIPCTSKANSTAIASAIEEIHDMSELSLNISEKNICNNSVGFTTPLKLTTTKDDNFEYMSEIEDVVNTLQRKPDVLNICETIEIESASNQDKIIIKSNKIAEATQRRRSISDLVERYKKLLEGNNHTNREINCVKNDNE
- the Hira gene encoding histone cell cycle regulator-like protein — encoded protein: MKLVKPNWVTHDGYPIFSVDIHPDGKRFATGGQGGDSGRVVIWNMEPVVNEIAELDENIPKMLCQLDNHLACVNCVRWSNNGLLASGGVDKLIMIWRLSGGLGGSSLFGGKSSVETWRCIATLRSHEADVLDLAWAPHSPWLASASVDNTVIVWDASKFPAIVAVLKGHTGFVKGITWDPVGKYLASQSDDKTLRVWRTTDWTEAALISEPFDECGGTTHVLRLSWSPDGQYLVSAHAMNGGGPTAQIIERDGWTQDKDFVGHRKAVTCVRFNGNMLQKKQPGSSKPQQYCCVAIGSRDRSLSVWLTSLKRPLVVIHELFTHSVLDASWSPCGLRLAACSWDGSVVLIEFTQQELGQPLDPAEQSSLHERLYGKPLVQGGCTVMEAPELLNLKTTAPPTQTTQTSTSTNSVQPPTTTSTTPAKGPINKQIETRTSDGKRRITPMFIPPPSDTMDSSSTRLGTPTFTSQVKSSIVIEKRNDVVAPNVTASVNLTNTNSATSTLTLKRREQTTPKLHQTAFTKKPKVTSERSINQILLPPLKPSSSLSQQAGHYAVTVTNSQGLAHLQVFKGTDSEPTWDLYLGYSAVALAASPAVIAVGLEDGSLHTFHPVKGCRPAPPLAPPAPLAKVHAVGNAVMVISSCGAVRVWEIGHSCRMIVSTSAAHLAVPGTSLLSCTLYNGMPHLAFTNARAYIYHKEMGTWLLIGDSQDPIWRWASFNTSSTSGSRAPRGPLSSLQEGLLRTAGNTLPNPRLPHSAPSVVSYLEQQMLASRALGSAQEYVHWLIALVSFLLTQDGLEKRLRLILDDLLGPSHTSASKSIWDPLILGIKKHKLLEDVLSVVGGHLRWQRLYLEYTEQLTAIKNQTV